A single genomic interval of Acipenser ruthenus chromosome 28, fAciRut3.2 maternal haplotype, whole genome shotgun sequence harbors:
- the LOC131701943 gene encoding interferon a3-like, translating into MGRNIFAFCFVLSLLCGCCSSLGCKWIKDDLYKPTSKETMILLKHMGEEFVKERAHMHIPPKAYKMHKHTKLGDNVFEVYEAFLNISKIFNLNQDSVTTWNRTALDIFRNNLYRQTKELKSCMQEMKYSDNRRSTEVKTLESYFKKLEHFLENKNYSARAWEVIRIQVQDNLERMDRFTAHIRTHMMDNSNI; encoded by the exons ATGGGCCGAAATATATTCGCATTCTGCTTTGTACTGTCGCTATTATGCGGCTGCTGCTCATCGCTAGGATGCAAATGGATCAAGGACGACCTGTACAAACCCACGAGCAAAGAAACCATGATCCTGCTGAAACACATG gGCGAGGAGTTTGTTAAAGAAAGAGCACACATGCATATCCCACCTAAAGCTTACAAAATGCACAAACATACGAAG TTGGGAGACAATGTGTTTGAGGTTTATGAAGCATTTCTTAACATCAGCAAGattttcaatttaaatcaagACTCGGTGACAACATGGAACAGGACTGCGCTGGATATCTTCAGGAACAACCTCTACCGACAGACTAAAGAACTCAAGTCTTGT atgCAGGAGATGAAGTACTCCGACAACAGACGATCTACTGAAGTCAAGACACTGGAGTCATATTTTAAGAAGTTAGAACATTTTTTGGAAAACAAG aatTACTCTGCTCGTGCCTGGGAGGTTATCAGAATACAAGTTCAAGACAATTTGGAAAGGATGGATCGATTCACTGCTCATATTAGAACACACATGATGGATAATTCCAACATTTaa
- the LOC131702007 gene encoding interferon a3-like — protein sequence MELRSLWKCIFVMVAVSQSFSLGCKWIQHRYKDVSRDSLQLVTHMGKEVVINEEHVENIPSPGGVYITISQVSNISIICEVLHHISKLYNGNMDSVVWDREKLDRFQSNLHTQTAHLKQCMHKDVIHSSGDHGKENQRIIHYFKKLENYLKRKKNSAHAWEIIRTQVWKHLQRLDLITASLRRPRNTSHV from the exons ATGGAGCTGAGGAGCTTATGGAAATGCATCTTTGTGATGGTAGCCGTGAGCCAGAGTTTTTCTCTGGGGTGCAAGTGGATTCAGCACCGGTACAAAGACGTGAGCCGGGACAGCCTGCAACTGGTAACACACATG ggTAAAGAGGTTGTGATAAACGAAGAACACGTGGAGAACATCCCCTCCCCAGGTGGTGTTTACATAACAATCTCACAG GTGAGCAATATTTCGATTATATGCGAAGTGCTTCATCACATCAGTAAGCTGTACAATGGAAATATGGACTCTGTGGTGTGGGACCGAGAAAAGCTGGACAGGTTTCAAAGCAACCTCCATACTCAGACTGCTCATCTTAAACAATGT ATGCATAAGGATGTGatccacagctcaggagatcatGGGAAAGAGAACCAGagaattattcattattttaagaaACTGGAAAATTATTTGAAACGAAAG AAAAACAGTGCTCATGCCTGGGAGATTATCAGAACACAAGTTTGGAAACATTTGCAACGTCTTGACCTGATCACAGCTTCCTTGAGGAGACCAAGGAACACTTCACACGTTTAA
- the LOC131701944 gene encoding interferon a3-like, with product MGRNMFAFCFVLSLLCGCCSSLGCKWIKDDLYKPTSKETMNLLKHMGKEFVKERAHMHIPPKAYKMHKHIKLGDNVFEVYEAFINISKIFNLNQDSVTTWNRTALDIFRNNLYRQTKELKSCMQEMKYSENRRSNEIKTLESYFKKLEHFLENKNYSARAWEVIRIQVQDNLERMDRFTAHIRTHMMDNSNV from the exons ATGGGCCGAAATATGTTCGCATTCTGCTTTGTACTGTCGCTATTATGCGGCTGCTGCTCATCGCTAGGATGCAAATGGATCAAGGACGACCTGTACAAACCCACCAGCAAAGAAACCATGAACCTGCTGAAACACATG GGCAAGGAGTTTGTTAAGGAAAGAGCACACATGCATATCCCACCTAAAGCTTACAAAATGCACAAACACATAAAG TTGGGAGACAATGTGTTTGAGGTTTATGAAGCATTTATTAACATCAGCAAGattttcaatttaaatcaagACTCAGTGACAACATGGAACAGGACTGCACTGGATATCTTCAGGAACAACCTCTACCGACAGACTAAAGAACTCAAGTCTTGT atgcAGGAGATGAAGTACTCCGAGAACAGACGATCTAATGAAATCAAGACATTGGAGTCATATTTTAAGAAGTTAGAACATTTTTTGGAAAACAAG aatTACTCTGCTCGTGCCTGGGAGGTTATCAGAATACAAGTTCAAGACAATTTGGAAAGGATGGATCGATTCACTGCTCATATTAGAACACACATGATGGATAATTCCAACGTTtaa